From a single Xiphophorus maculatus strain JP 163 A chromosome 5, X_maculatus-5.0-male, whole genome shotgun sequence genomic region:
- the LOC102233512 gene encoding elongation factor 1-alpha 1: MGKEKLHINIVVIGHVDSGKSTTTGHLIYKCGGIDKRTIEKFEKEAAEMGKGSFKYAWVLDKLKAERERGITIDISLWKFETSKYYVTIIDAPGHRDFIKNMITGTSQADCAVLIVAAGVGEFEAGISKNGQTREHALLAYTLGVKQLIVGVNKMDSTEPNYSQKRYEEIVKEVSTYIKKIGYNPDTVAFVPISGWNGDNMLEPSPNMAWFKGWKINRKDGSASGTTLLEALDAIQPPTRPTDKPLRLPLQDVYKIGGIGTVPVGRVETGILKPGMVVTFAPVNVTTEVKSVEMHHEALSEALPGDNVGFNVKNVSVKDIRRGNVAGDSRNDPPQEAAGFTSQVIILNHPGQISAGYAPVLDCHTAHIACKFAELKEKIDRRSGKKLEDNPKFLKSGDAAIVDMIPGKPMCVESFSEYPPLGRFAVRDMRQTVAVGVIKGVEKKAPTSGKITKSAQKAQKAK; this comes from the exons ATGGGGAAGGAGAAGCTCCACATTAACATTGTGGTTATAGGACATGTGGACTCAGGGAAGTCCACCACCACAGGCCACCTCATCTACAAGTGTGGGGGCATCGACAAAAGAACGATTGAGAAGTTTGAGAAGGAAGCTGCAGAG ATGGGAAAAGGATCCTTTAAATATGCCTGGGTTTTGGACAAACTCAAGGCAGAGCGCGAACGTGGAATCACCATTGACATCTCTCTCTGGAAGTTTGAGACAAGCAAGTATTATGTCACCATCATTGACGCTCCGGGACACAGAGACTTCATCAAGAACATGATCACTGGGACATCCCag GCTGACTGTGCTGTGTTGATTGTGGCTGCGGGTGTGGGCGAGTTTGAAGCTGGCATCTCAAAGAACGGGCAGACTCGTGAGCATGCCTTACTTGCCTACACTCTGGGAGTGAAGCAGCTCATCGTAGGTGTCAACAAGATGGATTCAACTGAGCCCAACTACAGCCAGAAGCGCTATGAAGAGATTGTGAAGGAAGTCAGTACTTACATCAAGAAGATTGGGTACAATCCCGACACCGTGGCTTTTGTACCCATCTCAGGCTGGAATGGAGACAACATGTTGGAGCCCAGTCCTAAT ATGGCCTGGTTCAAAGGCTGGAAGATCAATCGTAAAGATGGCAGTGCCTCAGGCACCACTCTGCTGGAGGCTCTTGATGCCATCCAGCCTCCAACCCGACCCACTGACAAGCCTCTTCGTCTGCCCCTGCAGGACGTTTACAAAATTGGAG GTATTGGTACTGTGCCTGTGGGTCGAGTAGAAACAGGAATCCTGAAACCTGGTATGGTGGTGACTTTTGCTCCCGTCAATGTGACCACTGAAGTCAAGTCAGTGGAGATGCACCATGAGGCCCTGAGTGAGGCGCTACCTGGAGACAATGTGGGCTTTAATGTCAAGAACGTCTCTGTGAAGGATATTCGCCGAGGTAATGTGGCTGGAGACAGCAGGAACGACCCACCACAAGAGGCAGCTGGCTTCACCTCCCAG GTGATTATCCTGAACCACCCTGGTCAAATCAGTGCTGGCTATGCCCCTGTGCTCGACTGCCACACTGCACATATCGCTTGCAAGTTTGCAGAGCTGAAGGAAAAGATAGACCGCCGCTCTGGAAAGAAGCTGGAGGATAACCCGAAGTTTCTCAAATCTGGAGATGCTGCTATTGTGGATATGATCCCAGGCAAGCCTATGTGTGTGGAGAGCTTCTCTGAGTACCCACCGCTTG GCCGTTTTGCTGTCCGAGACATGCGTCAAACGGTGGCGGTGGGAGTGATTAAAGGCGTGGAAAAGAAAGCCCCTACAAGCGGTAAAATCACCAAGTCTGCACAGAAGGCACAGAAGGCCAAATGA